Proteins encoded within one genomic window of Prauserella marina:
- a CDS encoding RDD family protein codes for MARWTGEWLSSLSAGGYAGDQEPPRWPGEHLGLPQDGIGAVAGSGRRFVALLADLIVASLLTSIFIRPDYENLARMQEYNLWSLAVWAFITIVPAAIAGFTPGMAMFGLRVARLDGAKLVGAWRAVVRTILTFLIIPAAVRNADNRGWHDRLTNTVVVQMR; via the coding sequence GTGGCAAGATGGACTGGTGAGTGGCTTTCGTCGCTTTCCGCCGGTGGATACGCCGGCGATCAAGAACCGCCTCGGTGGCCAGGTGAACACTTAGGGTTACCGCAGGACGGAATCGGTGCCGTCGCGGGCAGTGGGCGACGCTTCGTCGCGCTTCTCGCCGATCTGATTGTCGCGTCTCTGCTGACCTCCATTTTCATTCGCCCTGACTACGAGAATTTGGCCCGTATGCAGGAATACAACCTGTGGTCTCTCGCGGTGTGGGCCTTTATCACGATAGTTCCCGCGGCGATCGCCGGTTTCACGCCCGGAATGGCTATGTTCGGCCTCCGCGTCGCGAGGCTCGATGGAGCGAAATTGGTGGGCGCATGGCGAGCTGTCGTGCGCACAATTCTGACGTTTCTCATCATTCCAGCCGCCGTGCGCAATGCTGACAATCGCGGCTGGCACGATCGGCTGACCAACACCGTCGTCGTCCAAATGCGCTGA
- a CDS encoding DUF4191 domain-containing protein, whose amino-acid sequence MAEKLDKEAAKQAKKEKRAAGKAKRGQIFQAFKMQRKEDKALIPWMLGSFLVVGGAVFALGWLINIPWLLLPIGIMLGLLAAVIIFGRRVQKTVFSKADGQPGAAAWALDNLRGRWRVTQTVAATTQLDAVHRVLGGPGVILVAEGAPHRVKNLLAQEKKRISRLIGETPIYDLTVGNDEGQVPLRKLQNYMMKLPRNLKPKQVDALEAKLSALGTRGAAMPKGPMPQGAKMRNVQRTIRRR is encoded by the coding sequence ATGGCGGAGAAGCTGGACAAAGAGGCTGCCAAGCAGGCCAAGAAAGAAAAGCGCGCGGCTGGCAAGGCGAAGCGTGGGCAGATCTTTCAGGCGTTCAAGATGCAGCGCAAGGAAGACAAGGCGCTGATCCCGTGGATGCTGGGGTCGTTCCTGGTCGTCGGTGGTGCGGTGTTCGCACTCGGCTGGCTGATCAACATTCCGTGGTTGTTGTTGCCGATCGGCATCATGCTCGGCCTGCTCGCCGCCGTGATCATCTTCGGACGGCGAGTGCAGAAGACGGTGTTCAGCAAAGCCGACGGTCAGCCGGGAGCCGCGGCGTGGGCGCTGGACAACCTTCGTGGCCGCTGGAGGGTGACGCAGACAGTCGCCGCGACCACTCAACTGGATGCAGTGCACCGGGTTCTCGGCGGGCCCGGTGTCATTCTCGTCGCCGAAGGCGCTCCGCATCGCGTGAAGAACCTGCTGGCCCAGGAGAAGAAGCGAATCTCGCGGCTCATCGGCGAGACCCCGATCTACGACCTCACCGTGGGTAATGACGAGGGTCAGGTTCCGTTGCGGAAGCTACAGAACTACATGATGAAGCTGCCGCGAAACCTCAAGCCCAAGCAGGTCGACGCGCTGGAAGCCAAGCTCTCGGCCCTGGGCACCCGCGGCGCGGCCATGCCGAAGGGCCCCATGCCCCAAGGCGCCAAGATGCGCAACGTCCAGCGCACGATCCGTCGCCGCTGA
- a CDS encoding ATP-dependent DNA helicase UvrD2, with product MGSVLASNRRADLLEGLDPEQRAAACAPRGPVCVLAGAGTGKTRTITHRIAYLVNTGHVAAGQVLAVTFTARAAGELRSRLRPLGVDAAQARTFHAAALRQLRYFWPRVVGDRQWDLIEGNKLRLVGQAAHRLGLPTEFEVLRDLASEIEWAKASLISPDDYPATVARLSRDIPESAERLAELYRGYERIKNEAQLLDFDDLLLHTTAALEEHRGVAEEFRDRYRCFVVDEYQDVTPSQQRLLDAWLGGRDDLTVVGDANQTIYSFGGASPRPLLDFTRRFPHATVVRLERDYRSTPQVVELANKVIGAARGRPAGSRLSLIGQRADGPPPRFAEYDDEVAEANAAAGRIRELLDTGVAASEIAVLYRINAQSEVYEQALSEAEIPYLVKGGERFFARREVRQAVAALRTAAAGDPGGDLVILVRKVLATVGLTEQPPPGGAAKERWDALLALVELAEELATAVEGATLAKYVSELDQRAAAQHPPTVEGVTLASLHAAKGLEWDAVFLVGLAEGTMPILHADGDDEAIEEERRLFYVGVTRAREYLSLSWALSRNPGGRRNRRRSRFLYGLVPEGHPAARVARAKATSTGPKVRCRVCGCALIATMDIKLGRCGKCPADVDEDLLTRLKEWRVERARELKVPAFVVFTDATLVAIAEQRPTDDSALVSISGIGATKLDRFGAEILAVVKASDAE from the coding sequence GTGGGAAGTGTGCTTGCGTCAAACCGTCGTGCAGACCTCCTCGAAGGTCTCGATCCGGAACAACGCGCCGCCGCCTGCGCACCTCGGGGGCCCGTATGCGTGCTCGCTGGCGCGGGCACCGGCAAGACGAGAACCATCACTCATCGCATCGCTTACCTGGTCAACACCGGCCACGTCGCGGCAGGCCAGGTTCTCGCGGTCACCTTCACCGCGCGGGCGGCTGGTGAACTGCGATCCCGGCTGCGGCCACTCGGCGTCGACGCCGCACAGGCCCGCACCTTTCACGCCGCGGCGCTGCGACAACTCCGGTACTTCTGGCCACGGGTCGTCGGCGACCGGCAATGGGACCTCATCGAAGGGAACAAGCTCCGCCTGGTCGGCCAAGCCGCTCACCGGCTCGGTCTGCCGACCGAGTTCGAAGTGCTCCGCGATCTCGCCAGTGAGATCGAATGGGCGAAGGCGTCCCTCATCAGCCCCGACGACTACCCGGCAACGGTGGCGCGCCTCAGCAGGGACATCCCCGAGTCCGCCGAGCGGCTCGCCGAGCTCTATCGCGGATACGAGCGGATCAAGAACGAAGCCCAGCTCCTCGACTTCGACGACCTCCTTCTGCACACCACCGCCGCACTTGAGGAGCACAGGGGAGTCGCCGAGGAATTCCGCGACCGGTACCGCTGCTTCGTCGTCGACGAGTACCAGGACGTCACACCGTCCCAGCAGCGGCTCCTCGACGCGTGGCTCGGTGGCAGGGACGACCTGACCGTCGTCGGCGACGCCAACCAGACGATCTACTCCTTCGGTGGCGCGTCACCGCGTCCGCTGCTGGATTTCACGCGCCGCTTCCCCCACGCCACCGTGGTACGCCTTGAGCGGGACTACCGGTCAACCCCACAGGTCGTCGAACTGGCCAACAAGGTCATCGGCGCGGCGAGAGGCAGGCCCGCGGGCTCAAGGCTCAGCCTCATCGGGCAGCGCGCGGACGGGCCACCACCTCGCTTCGCCGAATACGACGACGAGGTCGCCGAGGCCAACGCGGCCGCGGGCCGGATCAGGGAACTGCTCGACACCGGGGTCGCCGCGAGTGAGATCGCCGTGCTCTACCGGATCAACGCGCAGTCCGAGGTTTACGAACAAGCCCTGTCCGAGGCCGAGATTCCCTACTTGGTGAAGGGCGGTGAGCGATTCTTCGCCCGCAGAGAAGTAAGGCAAGCCGTCGCGGCGTTGCGTACCGCGGCCGCGGGGGATCCGGGAGGCGACCTGGTGATCCTTGTACGGAAGGTGCTGGCAACGGTCGGCTTGACCGAACAGCCTCCGCCAGGTGGCGCCGCGAAGGAACGCTGGGATGCGCTGCTTGCCCTCGTCGAGCTCGCCGAAGAACTCGCGACGGCCGTGGAGGGTGCGACTCTGGCCAAGTACGTGTCCGAGCTCGACCAGCGGGCGGCCGCCCAGCATCCGCCCACGGTCGAGGGAGTCACCCTGGCGTCGTTGCACGCGGCGAAGGGCCTCGAATGGGACGCGGTGTTCCTCGTCGGGCTCGCCGAGGGAACCATGCCGATCCTGCACGCCGACGGTGACGACGAGGCCATCGAGGAGGAACGACGGCTCTTCTATGTCGGCGTCACCCGCGCGCGGGAGTACCTCTCGTTGAGCTGGGCGCTCTCCCGGAATCCCGGCGGCAGGCGCAATCGCAGGCGAAGCCGGTTCCTGTACGGCCTCGTCCCCGAGGGACACCCCGCCGCGCGCGTCGCTCGCGCCAAGGCCACCTCGACCGGGCCCAAAGTGCGATGCAGAGTGTGTGGCTGCGCGCTCATCGCGACGATGGACATCAAGCTCGGCCGGTGCGGGAAGTGCCCAGCCGACGTGGATGAGGACTTGCTGACGCGGCTCAAGGAGTGGCGGGTCGAGCGGGCGCGCGAACTCAAGGTCCCCGCGTTCGTCGTATTCACCGACGCCACGCTCGTCGCGATCGCCGAGCAGCGGCCCACTGACGACAGCGCGCTCGTCTCGATATCGGGCATCGGCGCGACCAAACTCGACCGGTTCGGAGCGGAGATCCTTGCCGTGGTCAAAGCCAGCGACGCTGAGTAG
- a CDS encoding WhiB family transcriptional regulator, producing MPSATAFASEEALTEELAGSTGVAELLDAAVSSPAFTLPCQSGDADLWFADTPAELERAKLLCGDCPVRAACLAGAQARREPWGVWGGEIFERGVIVARKRPRGRPRKNPVVEQSQATQRSAA from the coding sequence ATGCCATCGGCAACCGCCTTCGCGTCAGAGGAGGCGCTAACCGAGGAGTTGGCCGGAAGCACAGGCGTCGCTGAACTACTCGACGCCGCCGTGTCGTCTCCGGCCTTCACCCTGCCCTGCCAATCGGGTGACGCGGACCTGTGGTTCGCGGACACTCCCGCGGAGCTCGAAAGGGCAAAGCTGCTCTGCGGCGACTGTCCGGTCCGAGCGGCTTGCCTCGCGGGAGCACAGGCCCGACGTGAGCCCTGGGGAGTATGGGGCGGCGAGATCTTCGAAAGGGGAGTCATCGTGGCACGGAAGCGGCCGCGGGGACGGCCCAGGAAGAACCCCGTCGTCGAACAATCCCAGGCAACGCAACGGAGTGCGGCATGA
- a CDS encoding class I SAM-dependent methyltransferase — protein sequence MSAHTHDDIDWGARLKAMRRLDLLERDVLASVASRLTSDLPEQPTVVDVGSGSGGMSAAIAAELQQRGGGVLVLVDAVDELLVAAHEAAAVAGGPTVRVQTITVDVGAEELRALAPSADLIWASAVIHHLPDQQGAIDRLAAGLRSGGVLAVAEGGLDPRCLPWDLGVGEPGLELRLNAVRDRWFEQLRATMPEVVSMPYGWTTALRRAELRDVNAFSYLLDWPAPTNPTVREYVLERIEWLAEMAADHISEPDRDTLRRVLDPQAPEFLGARDDLYVLMARTVFLGRRA from the coding sequence GTGTCCGCGCATACACACGACGACATCGACTGGGGCGCTCGGCTGAAAGCTATGCGCAGGCTCGACTTGCTTGAGCGAGATGTTCTCGCATCGGTGGCGAGCCGTCTTACCTCGGACTTGCCCGAGCAGCCGACAGTCGTCGACGTCGGTTCTGGTTCCGGGGGCATGAGCGCCGCCATCGCGGCTGAGCTTCAACAACGAGGCGGTGGCGTCCTCGTCCTTGTCGACGCGGTCGACGAACTCCTGGTGGCGGCGCACGAGGCCGCAGCTGTCGCGGGTGGACCCACCGTGCGGGTACAGACCATTACGGTGGACGTGGGAGCCGAGGAGTTGCGTGCGCTGGCTCCGTCGGCCGACCTGATCTGGGCCTCCGCGGTGATCCATCACCTACCGGACCAACAGGGAGCGATCGACCGGCTGGCAGCGGGTCTTCGCTCAGGTGGCGTGCTCGCGGTGGCCGAAGGCGGCCTCGACCCTCGTTGCCTGCCTTGGGATCTCGGTGTCGGTGAACCTGGACTGGAGCTTCGTCTCAACGCCGTCCGCGACCGGTGGTTCGAACAACTTCGTGCCACGATGCCCGAGGTGGTGTCCATGCCGTATGGATGGACGACGGCTTTGCGGCGGGCCGAACTCCGCGATGTCAATGCGTTCAGTTACCTCCTCGACTGGCCTGCTCCCACGAACCCTACGGTTCGTGAGTACGTGCTGGAACGGATCGAGTGGCTGGCCGAGATGGCCGCCGACCACATCAGCGAGCCGGATCGAGACACATTGCGGCGGGTGCTCGATCCCCAGGCGCCCGAGTTCCTCGGAGCCCGCGACGACCTGTACGTGCTGATGGCCAGAACGGTGTTTCTAGGGCGGCGAGCGTGA
- a CDS encoding type IV toxin-antitoxin system AbiEi family antitoxin domain-containing protein: MTTTHLVPRTIPTAIDNIISVTELRAGGLSERAITARCRPEGPWRRLLPGIVLTAPGEPTRRQMERAATAYLRGDGVISGVDALVAHGLDLPRPPTVHVLVPARRRVLPPEFLLLERTSRPPDPVWIDGLPYAPPERAALDAARREHDPDLLRDLLTLPVYYGLCTLDQLGDELDAGNQRGSSAVRAELRNIGEQADTGVHGMARQTLTEAPLPPPRWNITVCDRLGKPIGQVDAWWDEVGMGWQLSPADEKPDTRLALTAAGVIVVRTSAHRLRTERRTVILELTSAFSRATIRPRPHVRCEIAETAA; encoded by the coding sequence GTGACGACAACACATCTGGTGCCGCGGACCATCCCGACGGCCATCGACAACATCATCTCGGTAACCGAGCTTCGCGCCGGCGGCCTTTCCGAACGTGCGATCACGGCGCGATGCCGCCCCGAAGGACCGTGGCGACGGCTTCTGCCTGGAATCGTTCTCACTGCTCCCGGCGAACCGACGCGGCGGCAGATGGAACGCGCTGCCACCGCGTATCTTCGTGGAGACGGTGTCATCTCGGGCGTCGACGCCCTGGTGGCGCATGGTCTCGACCTGCCACGACCGCCGACCGTTCACGTACTGGTTCCGGCAAGGAGACGAGTCCTGCCACCGGAGTTCCTGCTGCTGGAACGAACATCACGACCACCAGATCCGGTCTGGATCGACGGACTTCCTTACGCGCCACCAGAACGAGCCGCGCTCGATGCCGCTCGCCGCGAACACGATCCTGATCTGCTGCGCGACTTGTTGACGTTGCCCGTGTACTACGGGTTGTGCACCCTGGATCAACTCGGGGACGAATTGGACGCAGGCAACCAGCGTGGTTCGTCCGCGGTACGTGCCGAGCTACGCAACATCGGAGAGCAGGCGGATACCGGTGTACATGGCATGGCCAGGCAGACACTGACGGAAGCTCCGCTGCCGCCGCCCCGGTGGAACATCACGGTGTGCGACCGGCTGGGCAAGCCGATCGGCCAGGTCGACGCGTGGTGGGACGAGGTGGGCATGGGGTGGCAACTGAGCCCCGCAGACGAGAAGCCAGACACTCGGTTGGCGTTGACGGCGGCCGGGGTCATCGTCGTGCGCACGTCGGCGCACCGGCTTCGTACCGAGCGGCGTACGGTCATCCTCGAGCTGACCAGTGCGTTCAGCAGGGCCACGATCCGGCCACGTCCACATGTGCGGTGCGAGATCGCCGAGACGGCGGCATGA
- a CDS encoding ABC1 kinase family protein gives MTDFRDSTDDRADAVMPRRTAARTAKLASLPLGMAGRAVGGWGRRLTGHSAEEVNAALSAKAAEQLFEVLGTLKGGAMKFGQALSVFEAAVPDELAAPYREALTKLQAAAPPMATRQTHRVLAEQLGKTWHRRFAEFDDTPAASASIGQVHRAVWHDGREVAVKVQYPGADEALRSDLRQLQRFSRLFQALAPGAEVKPLLAELATRMDEELDYRTEANNQRAFVKAFDGDDDVLIPKVVASAPKVVVTEWVSGTPLSLIIADGTTEQRNEAGRLLAEFHYSSPTRAHLLHADPHPGNFMILDDGRICVIDFGATAHLPDGAPPTLGVIMRLALEGRSTELLDVLRTEGFVRPGTEIDAEDVYAYLLPLVSPLTEERFHFTRRWAQKQALRMGDIRGQDFRTGRSLNLPPHWLQIHRVTAGAIGILCQLDAELALRSIVAHWQPGFAP, from the coding sequence GTGACCGACTTCCGCGACTCCACCGACGACCGGGCTGACGCCGTAATGCCACGCCGGACCGCCGCGCGGACAGCCAAGCTGGCCAGTCTTCCGCTCGGCATGGCCGGCCGTGCCGTCGGCGGCTGGGGCCGCCGGTTGACCGGGCACAGCGCGGAGGAAGTCAACGCCGCGCTGTCGGCCAAAGCCGCGGAACAGCTCTTCGAAGTCCTGGGCACGCTCAAAGGCGGGGCCATGAAATTCGGCCAGGCTTTGAGCGTCTTCGAGGCAGCTGTACCGGACGAGCTGGCCGCTCCCTATCGCGAGGCGCTCACCAAGCTACAGGCCGCGGCGCCACCCATGGCCACCCGGCAGACACACCGGGTGCTTGCCGAACAGCTCGGCAAGACGTGGCACCGGCGGTTCGCCGAGTTTGACGACACCCCCGCGGCTTCGGCCAGCATCGGCCAGGTCCACCGCGCCGTGTGGCACGACGGCCGGGAAGTCGCGGTCAAGGTCCAGTACCCCGGCGCCGATGAGGCACTTCGCAGCGACCTGCGGCAACTCCAGCGCTTCAGCAGGCTGTTCCAAGCACTGGCTCCTGGCGCTGAGGTCAAGCCGTTGCTGGCCGAACTCGCGACCAGGATGGACGAGGAACTCGACTACCGCACGGAGGCGAACAACCAGCGCGCCTTCGTCAAGGCATTCGACGGCGACGACGACGTGCTGATTCCCAAGGTCGTGGCAAGCGCACCCAAAGTCGTTGTGACGGAATGGGTTTCCGGCACTCCCCTCTCCCTGATCATCGCCGATGGCACCACGGAGCAACGCAACGAGGCAGGCCGGCTTCTGGCCGAGTTCCACTACTCCTCGCCCACGCGTGCACATCTACTTCATGCCGACCCTCATCCCGGTAACTTCATGATCCTCGACGACGGGCGTATCTGCGTCATCGACTTCGGAGCCACCGCACATCTGCCCGATGGCGCGCCACCCACGCTGGGCGTGATCATGCGGCTGGCTCTCGAAGGCCGGTCGACTGAGCTGCTCGACGTCTTGCGCACCGAAGGTTTCGTCCGCCCCGGAACCGAGATAGATGCCGAGGACGTCTACGCATACCTCCTTCCACTGGTCTCACCGCTCACCGAGGAACGGTTTCACTTCACTCGCCGCTGGGCCCAGAAACAGGCCCTGCGCATGGGCGATATTCGCGGCCAGGACTTCCGTACCGGACGATCGCTCAACCTGCCGCCGCACTGGTTGCAGATCCACCGGGTTACTGCTGGGGCCATCGGCATTCTGTGCCAGCTTGATGCCGAATTGGCTCTGCGCTCCATTGTTGCGCATTGGCAACCGGGATTCGCGCCCTGA
- a CDS encoding M48 family metallopeptidase: MEVRRSARRRRTVTAYRDGDTLVVLIPAKMSRAEEEHWVAEMQRKLQRTENKRASPARASDEALLMRCAELSGRYLDGTAKPASVRWVPPMRTRWASCTPVDRTIRVSERLQTVPSWVLDYVLVHELAHLRVAQHNARFWALVRRYPKTERAIGYLEGLSAAEGLAMTGVEGAD, from the coding sequence ATCGAGGTGCGGCGGAGCGCGCGCCGCCGCCGTACTGTCACCGCCTACCGAGACGGTGACACTCTTGTCGTGCTCATCCCGGCGAAGATGAGCAGGGCGGAGGAAGAGCACTGGGTCGCCGAGATGCAGCGCAAGCTGCAGCGGACGGAAAACAAGAGGGCCTCGCCCGCGAGGGCCTCCGACGAAGCCCTGCTGATGCGCTGTGCGGAGTTGTCGGGGCGGTACCTCGACGGCACCGCGAAGCCGGCCAGTGTGCGCTGGGTTCCGCCCATGCGAACCCGGTGGGCGTCGTGTACTCCGGTCGATCGCACGATCCGCGTCAGCGAGCGTCTGCAGACGGTGCCCTCGTGGGTACTCGACTACGTCCTCGTGCACGAACTCGCGCATTTGCGGGTAGCGCAGCACAACGCCCGGTTCTGGGCGCTCGTGCGGCGCTACCCGAAAACGGAGCGTGCCATCGGTTATCTGGAGGGCCTGTCCGCCGCGGAGGGGCTGGCGATGACGGGGGTGGAAGGAGCGGACTGA
- a CDS encoding zinc-dependent metalloprotease, translated as MSNPPFGFGLPDPDKRRENEPSNSGGEQPGSGADAFQQLGQMLSQLGQMLSQAGTSSGPVNYDLAKQIAMQRLNDKGGDKIGFGPEDKSGDSAVRDAAHLAELWLDEATILPAGASTTAAWSARDWVDKTLPTWQRLCDPVAKQVSSAWMQALPEEAKQAAGPLLSMVGQMGGMAFGSQLGNALAELASEVLTSTDVGLPLGPAATSALLPANIEKFTEGLERPSSEVVVFLAAREAAHQRLFAHISWLRQRLLATVEEFANGITVDTSALEQLAGQVDPSNPASIEQAMSSGLLEPQTTPEQQAALGRLETLLALVEGWVDVVVAEAVGDRLPGADALRETLRRRRATGGPAEQTFATLVGLELRPRRMRASSALWKLVGDQHGMDKRDQLWSHPDLMPTADDLDDPLEFSERLGGNGAGGDDLDPIAELERTQRAEERAKSEEQAKDDSTDPGDPDEGKGKAD; from the coding sequence ATGAGCAACCCACCGTTCGGGTTCGGTCTTCCCGACCCTGATAAGCGTCGTGAAAACGAGCCGTCGAACTCCGGCGGCGAACAGCCTGGCTCAGGCGCCGACGCGTTCCAGCAGTTGGGGCAGATGCTCAGCCAGCTCGGCCAGATGTTGAGCCAGGCAGGCACGTCGTCGGGTCCGGTCAACTACGACCTGGCGAAGCAGATCGCGATGCAACGCCTCAACGACAAGGGCGGCGACAAGATCGGCTTCGGCCCCGAGGACAAGTCGGGCGACAGCGCGGTACGCGACGCGGCCCATCTCGCCGAACTGTGGCTGGACGAGGCGACCATCCTGCCCGCGGGCGCATCCACCACCGCGGCGTGGTCCGCTCGCGACTGGGTGGACAAGACCCTGCCCACCTGGCAGCGCCTCTGTGACCCGGTCGCAAAACAGGTGTCGAGCGCGTGGATGCAGGCGCTTCCGGAGGAGGCGAAGCAGGCTGCAGGGCCGCTGCTTTCCATGGTCGGCCAGATGGGCGGCATGGCCTTCGGTTCCCAGCTCGGAAACGCACTGGCCGAGCTCGCCTCGGAAGTCCTCACCTCCACCGACGTCGGGCTCCCCCTCGGTCCTGCTGCCACTTCGGCTCTGCTTCCGGCGAACATCGAGAAATTCACCGAGGGTCTTGAACGGCCGAGCAGCGAAGTCGTCGTATTTCTCGCCGCGCGCGAAGCGGCCCACCAGCGACTTTTCGCCCACATTTCATGGCTGCGGCAGCGGCTGCTCGCCACGGTCGAGGAGTTCGCCAACGGCATCACGGTCGACACCTCGGCGCTGGAGCAACTGGCCGGCCAGGTCGACCCGAGCAACCCTGCCAGCATCGAACAGGCCATGTCTTCGGGACTGCTGGAGCCGCAGACCACCCCGGAACAGCAGGCCGCGCTCGGCAGGCTGGAGACCCTGCTCGCACTGGTCGAAGGCTGGGTCGATGTCGTCGTGGCCGAGGCCGTCGGGGATCGCCTCCCCGGCGCCGACGCGCTGAGGGAAACGCTGCGCAGGCGCAGGGCGACCGGCGGCCCGGCCGAGCAGACCTTCGCGACCCTCGTCGGTCTCGAACTGCGGCCCAGGCGCATGAGGGCGTCGTCGGCACTGTGGAAGCTGGTCGGCGATCAGCACGGCATGGACAAGCGTGACCAGCTGTGGTCACACCCTGACCTGATGCCCACCGCCGACGACCTCGACGATCCGCTGGAGTTCTCGGAACGCCTCGGCGGCAACGGAGCGGGAGGCGACGACCTCGACCCGATCGCCGAACTCGAACGCACCCAGCGCGCTGAGGAGCGGGCCAAGTCCGAAGAGCAGGCCAAAGACGACTCCACCGACCCGGGCGACCCTGACGAGGGCAAGGGCAAGGCGGACTGA
- a CDS encoding YlbL family protein, translated as MSEPRDNAPTSAATTASDAAEAAATPAGGGEQPRRSRTKLSRRGWTLVCSSVLIVAFVLVGALVRVPYVALGPGPTYDTLGAVNGEDVVSIDGQRTYQTDGELRMTTVSLNDNVTLFGAIGLWVSGRYAVAPREEYFRPGETDEQVRKENVKQFQDSQSNAEVAALRRLGYPVKVIVQEVVSGSPADRVLEPGDQLVVVNGERITNEDDVRSALAGTRPGETVSLTFEHEGQPQRTETITLGKHPDEGQEQGFVGMQPIDRADVPFDVNISLEDVGGPSAGLMFALAIIDRLTPEDLVAGEHVAGTGEITEKGEVGAIGGISFKVVAAREAGATVFLVPRANCAEAASAAPEGLKLIKVSNLDGAVTALEDLRQGRPTPSC; from the coding sequence GTGAGCGAGCCCCGCGACAACGCACCGACGTCAGCAGCCACGACGGCGAGCGACGCGGCCGAGGCGGCGGCGACGCCGGCCGGTGGCGGTGAACAGCCGCGCCGATCAAGGACAAAGCTCAGCAGGCGGGGCTGGACGCTCGTGTGCAGCAGTGTCTTGATTGTCGCGTTCGTGCTGGTAGGAGCTTTGGTTCGGGTGCCGTACGTCGCGCTTGGTCCTGGCCCCACGTACGACACGCTCGGCGCTGTCAACGGCGAGGACGTCGTCTCGATCGACGGCCAGCGCACCTATCAGACCGACGGCGAACTGCGGATGACCACCGTCTCGCTCAACGACAACGTCACCTTGTTCGGGGCGATCGGCCTGTGGGTCAGCGGCAGGTATGCGGTCGCGCCGCGTGAGGAGTACTTCCGGCCAGGCGAGACCGACGAGCAGGTCCGCAAGGAGAACGTCAAGCAGTTCCAGGATTCGCAGAGCAACGCGGAGGTCGCCGCGCTGCGCAGGCTCGGCTATCCGGTCAAGGTGATCGTGCAGGAGGTCGTGTCGGGCAGTCCCGCCGACCGGGTTCTTGAGCCGGGCGATCAATTGGTCGTCGTCAACGGCGAGCGCATCACGAATGAGGACGACGTTCGCTCGGCGCTTGCCGGTACGCGGCCGGGCGAGACGGTGTCGCTCACCTTCGAGCACGAGGGGCAACCGCAGCGCACCGAGACGATCACACTGGGCAAACATCCGGACGAGGGGCAAGAACAGGGTTTCGTCGGCATGCAGCCGATCGATCGCGCGGATGTTCCGTTCGACGTCAACATCTCGCTGGAGGATGTCGGTGGCCCTTCCGCCGGTTTGATGTTCGCGCTGGCCATCATCGACCGGCTCACCCCTGAGGATCTCGTCGCGGGCGAGCACGTGGCGGGGACCGGCGAGATCACGGAGAAAGGCGAGGTCGGCGCGATCGGCGGGATCTCGTTCAAGGTGGTCGCGGCGAGAGAAGCCGGAGCCACGGTGTTCCTCGTGCCGCGAGCGAACTGCGCGGAAGCCGCATCGGCCGCTCCCGAGGGACTCAAGCTGATCAAGGTTTCCAACCTCGACGGGGCGGTGACCGCGCTGGAGGACCTTCGACAGGGACGGCCGACGCCCTCATGCTGA
- a CDS encoding PPA1309 family protein — protein sequence MTESEKTAGPADVSALAREVEEFVAAAGWDQRPQLFALVSTAELLRQQPELAGQLDADSALTPVAQDELPEDDLADALARIAWPDVVRGCALAQEIIVLPPDAEAELPAVDEAGGAGDIERLRKAAADHPRRTEARLVAAVLRDGSASCVMRLRGVDEAGEETDEIIAHPELAPNLVDALRATLLP from the coding sequence ATGACGGAGAGCGAAAAGACTGCGGGGCCAGCGGATGTGTCCGCCCTCGCACGCGAAGTCGAGGAGTTCGTCGCCGCGGCGGGCTGGGACCAGCGCCCCCAGTTGTTCGCGCTCGTCTCGACAGCGGAGTTGCTGCGGCAGCAGCCGGAACTGGCCGGGCAACTCGACGCGGACAGCGCGTTGACGCCGGTCGCCCAGGACGAACTTCCCGAAGACGACCTCGCCGACGCGCTGGCCCGGATCGCCTGGCCGGACGTCGTGCGGGGCTGCGCGCTGGCGCAGGAGATCATCGTGTTGCCGCCCGACGCGGAGGCGGAATTGCCTGCGGTCGACGAGGCGGGCGGAGCGGGCGACATCGAACGCCTCAGGAAGGCGGCTGCCGACCATCCGCGGCGGACCGAGGCCAGGCTTGTCGCCGCGGTGCTGCGTGACGGCTCCGCGTCGTGCGTCATGAGGCTGCGCGGAGTCGACGAAGCCGGCGAGGAAACCGACGAGATCATCGCGCACCCGGAACTCGCGCCGAATCTCGTCGATGCACTGCGCGCGACCCTGCTCCCGTGA